One region of Halohasta litchfieldiae genomic DNA includes:
- the thsB gene encoding thermosome subunit beta, which produces MIILGEDSQRVQDKDAQQYNISAARSVAEAVRSTLGPKGMDKMLVNSMGDVTITNDGVTILTEMDIDNPTAEMIVEVAETQEDEAGDGTTTAVAIAGELLKNAEDLLEQEIHPTAIIKGYHLASEKAREEVDNIAEPVDPDDEQLLQKVAETSMTGKGAELEKDVLADLVVRAVQQVTVEADDGSHVVDLENVKIETQTGRSAGESDLLVGAVINKNAAHGDMPTNFESADTLLLNEAIEIEESDVDTQVSIETPDQLQNFLDQEEKQLKQKVEAIVDSGADVVFCQKGIDDLAQHYLAKEGILAIRRTKKSDIKFLKNVLGGSVVSDVDSVTAADLGKGSVRRDEDDELFYVEGTGDEVHGVTLLLRGSTDHVVDELERGINDAIDVVSTTVSDGRVLAGGGAPEVELASRLRDYADSVSGREQLAVEAFADSLELVPRVLAENAGLDSIDLLVDLRAEHEGGDTHAGLNAFTGNVEDTFDAGIVEPAHAKEQALASATEAANLVLKIDDIIAAGDLSTSGGDEEGGAPGGMGGMGGMGGMGGAM; this is translated from the coding sequence ATGATCATTCTCGGAGAGGATTCACAGCGCGTCCAAGATAAGGACGCCCAGCAGTATAACATCTCTGCAGCCCGGTCAGTCGCCGAGGCCGTACGGTCGACACTCGGACCGAAAGGGATGGACAAGATGCTCGTCAACTCGATGGGCGATGTCACCATCACCAACGATGGTGTCACCATCCTCACCGAGATGGACATCGACAACCCGACCGCCGAGATGATCGTCGAAGTCGCCGAGACACAGGAAGACGAGGCAGGCGACGGCACGACGACCGCCGTCGCAATCGCCGGCGAACTCCTGAAGAATGCCGAGGACCTTCTCGAACAGGAGATCCACCCGACTGCGATTATCAAAGGCTACCACCTCGCAAGCGAGAAAGCCCGCGAAGAAGTCGACAACATCGCCGAGCCAGTCGACCCTGACGATGAACAGCTGCTCCAGAAGGTCGCCGAGACCTCGATGACCGGCAAGGGCGCAGAGCTCGAAAAGGACGTCCTCGCCGATCTCGTCGTTCGCGCAGTCCAGCAGGTCACCGTCGAAGCCGACGACGGCTCCCACGTCGTCGACCTCGAAAACGTCAAGATCGAGACCCAGACCGGCCGCTCGGCCGGAGAGTCCGATCTCTTGGTCGGTGCAGTCATCAATAAGAACGCGGCCCACGGCGACATGCCGACGAACTTCGAGAGCGCCGACACGCTGCTGCTCAACGAGGCAATCGAGATCGAAGAGTCGGACGTCGACACCCAAGTCTCGATTGAGACCCCTGATCAGCTCCAGAACTTCCTCGATCAAGAGGAAAAGCAGCTCAAACAGAAAGTCGAGGCAATCGTCGACAGCGGTGCTGACGTCGTCTTCTGTCAGAAAGGCATCGACGACCTCGCCCAGCACTACCTTGCCAAAGAGGGCATCCTCGCTATTCGCCGGACCAAGAAGTCCGACATCAAGTTCCTCAAGAACGTCCTCGGTGGCTCGGTCGTCTCCGATGTCGACTCGGTGACCGCCGCCGATCTGGGTAAAGGCTCGGTCCGACGCGACGAGGACGACGAGCTGTTCTACGTCGAAGGCACTGGCGACGAGGTCCACGGCGTGACGCTCCTGCTCCGCGGTTCGACCGACCACGTCGTCGACGAACTCGAACGTGGTATCAACGACGCCATCGACGTCGTCTCGACGACCGTCTCCGACGGTCGCGTCCTCGCCGGTGGTGGCGCACCTGAGGTCGAACTCGCGTCCCGACTCCGCGATTACGCCGACTCGGTCTCCGGCCGCGAACAGCTGGCCGTCGAGGCCTTCGCTGATTCGCTCGAACTCGTTCCCCGCGTCCTCGCGGAGAACGCTGGCCTCGACTCGATTGACCTGCTCGTCGACCTCCGTGCGGAACACGAAGGCGGCGACACCCACGCTGGCCTCAACGCATTCACCGGCAACGTCGAGGACACCTTCGACGCCGGCATCGTCGAGCCAGCCCACGCCAAAGAGCAGGCCCTGGCGTCTGCAACCGAGGCCGCAAACCTCGTTCTGAAGATCGACGACATCATCGCCGCGGGCGATCTGTCGACCTCCGGTGGCGACGAGGAAGGCGGCGCACCCGGCGGCATGGGTGGCATGGGCGGGATGGGTGGCATGGGCGGCGCGATGTAA